The following proteins are encoded in a genomic region of Montipora foliosa isolate CH-2021 chromosome 10, ASM3666993v2, whole genome shotgun sequence:
- the LOC137973025 gene encoding growth arrest and DNA damage-inducible protein GADD45 alpha-like, whose protein sequence is MTHDQTIDNETDEFSGEEMGGMVQRLKVRWALQEVLHQCQSEGNLVCGVHNAANELALDEGTIGLCLLVDNPLADPGVQVHCRLIEAYCWECAIPVIKVNNSCKLYEMTEHQGTLREPLHCVLVKNLIEQTNSVSTVLRFAKKAPAPMLKIT, encoded by the exons ATGACTCACGATCAAACCATAGACAACGAGACAGATGAATTCTCTGGTGAAGAAATGGG TGGCATGGTACAAAGACTCAAAGTTCGTTGGGCTTTGCAAGAAGTTCTACATCAATGCCAATCTGAAGGGAATCTAGTCTGTGGAGTTCACAATGCTGCCAATGAACTGGCCTT AGACGAAGGAACAATAGGCCTGTGCTTATTGGTCGACAACCCACTGGCTGATCCAGGTGTCCAGGTTCACTGCCGACTCATTGAGGCATACTGTTGGGAATGTGCTATCCCTGTCATCAAG GTAAACAACAGCTGTAAGCTGTATGAGATGACAGAACATCAAGGGACGTTGAGAGAACCTTTGCACTGTGTTCTTGTCAAG AATCTGATTGAACAGACCAATTCTGTGTCCACAGTGCTTAGATTTGCAAAAAAAGCTCCTGCTCCAATGCTTAAAATCACATAA
- the LOC137973024 gene encoding thiosulfate sulfurtransferase-like, with the protein MTAQIPCAVSVDWLHKNLGDKRVHLALVDTTWFSDKDAIEGFSKQHIVHASYMDIFSGVEISPLYPRNIPDEATFQMNARGSALNSNDHVVVYENTGKFGFFLGARAWWMFKLFGHQNVSVLDGGLERWIANGFDTTNMMVKKKEGDFKAKLNPEWIVKFEDMVENLTSRKVQVCDSRVPEKFHLSPDDPKSGHYPGAINIPFTSLFNLETRTLKSVVELKKVYSDAGIDLNKPVICMCFSGMSSCSLLLAAHLCGCSDTALYLGGFTEWKARAEPSQIE; encoded by the exons ATGACTGCTCAAATACCTTGTGCCGTTTCTGTAGATTGGCTGCACAAGAATCTCGGAGACAAAAGAGTTCATTTGGCACTTGTAGACACGACTTGGTTCAGTGACAAGGATGCCATCGAGGGTTTCTCGAA GCAACATATTGTCCATGCATCATACATGGATATTTTCTCTGGTGTTGAAATAAGCCCTTTATATCCTCGTAACATTCCTGATGAAGCAACTTTTCAGATGAATGCCAGAGGTAGTGCCTTGAACAGCAATGACCATGTTGTTGTTTACGAGAATACTGGAAAGTTTGGATTCTTTCTTGGGGCGCGAGCTTGGTGGATGTTTAAG CTGTTTGGTCATCAAAATGTCTCTGTGTTGGATGGGGGACTGGAAAGGTGGATTGCCAATGGCTTTGACACAACCAACATGATGGTGAAGAAAAAG GAAGGTGACTTTAAAGCCAAGCTAAATCCAGAGTGGATTGTAAAGTTTGAAGACATGGTGGAAAATCTCACGTCAAGGAAAGTTCAAGTTTGTGACAGCCGTGTGCCAGAAAAATTCCATCTTTCACCAGATG ATCCAAAAAGTGGTCACTATCCTGGTGCAATCAACATTCCCTTCACAAGTCTGTTCAATCTTGAAACCAGAACCCTAAAATCTGTTGTTGAGCTGAAGAAAG TCTATTCTGATGCTGGAATTGACCTCAACAAACCTGTCATCTGCATGTGTTTCAGTGGAATGTCTTCGTGTAGCCTGCTTCTTGCGGCACATCTTTGTGGATGCTCTGACACTGCCCTCTACCTT gGTGGCTTTACTGAATGGAAAGCAAGAGCTGAACCGAGTCAAATTGAATAA